In Actinomycetota bacterium, the sequence GCCAAGCCAGCGGCCACGACGACCCAGCCTTTGTTTCTTGATACTTTTGCTATCATATAAGAACTGCCTCCCTTAACCTGTCAGTACTTACTATGGATCATCCGGGCTTGATCATCTGTTAATAATCGTGGTTATCCATTGCCCCCTTCCAGGACCGTTATGATTGTTACGTTCTTTAAAGCGAAGCGTTTAGAAACGCATCACCTGACGTGCCATTCTTCGTTGCATGTGTTACTTAATTATTCGATTATGACCTGATTGATACATAATTGCAAGAGGATTTTTGGATTATTTTCCGCGGGATTTGCCTGTTTTTGGCAGTTACCGGATCGTTTAGTCTTGGCCAAGAAAAAGGTTGGTTATCGGCAGACGGCGATCCTTGCCGAAAGCTTTCGGCGTAATCTTGATCCCCGGCGGCGCCTGGCGGCGCTTATACTCGTTCCGGTCGATCATCCCGACAACGCGGTTCACGGTTTCTCTGTCAAAACCCTTCGCCTCGATCTCATCCGGGCTTAAATCCTGCTCAACATAGGCATTAATGATTGGATCCAGTACTTCGTACGGGGGCAATGAATCAGTGTCTTTCTGATCCGGCCGCAGTTCGGCGGTCGGCGCCTTGTCAATGACGGTATGCGGTATAACCCGGCTGAGGCCGTTGCGATAGTCCGCCAATTTGTAGACCATAGTTTTGGGCACATCTTTGATTACCTCGAAGCCGCCGGCCATGTCACCATAGAGGGTCGAGTAGCCTACAGCAAGTTCGCTTTTGTTTCCAGTGGCCAGGACCATCCAATGGAATTTATTGGCCAAGGCCATTAGCATATTTCCGCGAATCCGCGCTTGAATGTTTTCTTCCGCAATATTAAAGGGAAGATTGCCGAAATTCGGGCGCAGCGCTTTTAAATACCTTTCAAAAATATCGTCTATGCCGATTTCTTTAAACTCCAACCTCAGGTTACCGGCAACCTCGCGAGCGTCTTCCCTGCTTTCATCGGAGCTGAAGCGAGACTGCATATAAACCGTCTTAACACTTTCCGGTCCCAGCGCGTCAGCGGCGATAGCCGCCGCCAAGGCGGAGTCGATGCCGCCGCTTAAACCCAAGACCACTATCTTAAAGCCGTTCTTCCGCACGTAATCGTGCAGACCCAGGACTAAGGCGTGATAAATCTCGGCCGCTTCGCCATACGGCGTAGCCGGTTCTGAAACCGCTTCGGCGCGTCCTTCGTCGGTGTCGATGTCCGCCAGTATCAAGTTCTCTTCAAACTGTTTGCCTCGGGTTACCACACTGCCGCGGGGATCAACCAAAAGGCTCTCCCCGTCGAAAACAAGCTCGTCCTGCCCGCCGACCAGGTTTACATAGACAATGAAAGCGCCGGTTTCCGCCGCCCTGTCTCTTAGCATCATCTCTCGTTCTTTCCCTTTGCCGATATGATACGGAGAGGCGTTTATGTTGAAGATTACCTTGGCGCCCCCGGCCGCCTGATAAAAAGCAGGCCCTTTTTCTTCCCAGATATCCTGGCAGATCGACAAACCGGATGTAACTCCGCCGACATCAACAACTGGATATTCGGTGCCGGGTTTGAAATAACGCATCTCGTCGAATACACCGTAGTTCGGCAAATGTACTTTACGGTAGACGTTCATTATCCGGCCGTTGGCCAGCAAGGCAGCTGAATTCCCGGGTAAACCGCCGGTGGCGGATTCCTCGGCAAAGCCGACTATGGCGTAGATATCACCGATCGATTCGGCCAGTTCCTGTAGCGCTTCCTGTGAGCGCCGCAGAAAATGCGGTTTGAGGAGGAGGTCCTCAGGCGGATAACCGGTCAGACAAAGCTCCGGAAAAATCACTACGTCTGCTCCGGCCTCGACGGCCTTAGAGACATTGCCGGCGATTTTTTCTTTGTTACCTTCTATGTCGCCAACGGTCGCGTTGATTTGGGCCAACGCGAGTCTTAAAACACCCAAGAGAAAGCCCCCTTCCTCGATATCTTATCATATGACCGAAGGGGGCTTTCCATCCTGTCATCTTTAACAGGACGCTGTAAATTAGTCTTCTATGATGTTATACGGGTGACCTCTCGGCGGGGTGTCGTCTTCAGGTTCGTGACATCCCGCGCTGCAAGACGCAGACGGTGGCGGTGTCGTCCCGCCTCCTCCTTCGCTCGGGGGCGGAGTCGAGCCGGTTCCCGGATGTCCGGACGGCAAGCTTCCGCTCCTTGGCGAGTGGCAACCTGTGCTGCACGATGTGTTGGGCGGCGGTGTCGTTCCGCCTCCCCCGCCTGGCGGTGACACTCCATATGGATGTCCCGGCCCCGGCGTTCCTGGTCTGGGCTCATGACAACCGGAGCTGCAAGAACCCGAACCGCCGCCGCTACCGCCTCCGGGCTGCGGTACCGCTCCGTAAGGATGGCCCGCACCTGGTGCGGAGCTGCGGGCGCCGTGGCAACCCGCGCTACAAAATGTTGTGGCGGTTCCGGAGCCGCCCTGGCTGGGCGCTACCGCGCCATACGGATGCCCCGGTCCGGGCGTTCCCGCACGCGCCGCGTGGCATTCTGTGCAAGACCCGACGGCCGCGCCGGTCCCCAACGCCGCTGAGGCCAGATAGCCGATGTGGCTTGCCGGCCGCTGACCTTTCGGAACCGTCTTATGGCACTTCAAACACTCCGTTACCGGAACGTCTTCCGTCTTCGCGGTTTTGGAAATGCCGAAACCTGCTAGGTCTGACAATACCTTAGCTGGAGCGTTTGCCAGTTCCCGGCCGACTTGTCCGGACTTGTCTCCGACAACCGCAACAACACCGCTCAACAGTATGGTCATCGCAATGCCGAAAACAAACGCTTGTTTCTCTAATCTCGTCATGCGTTCCTCCTAGATGAGATTATTAGAATACTCTTATATATATTATCGGGCGGTTTTCACAAGTTCTCAAGCCATTTATGCTAGAATGTCGGTATGAACTGGGTAGATCTTGCAATAATCATCCTGTTTGTTTTGAATATTATTAGCGGTTGGCAAAGCGGTCTGATTGCAGGGGCGGCTGAACTTATCAGCCTTTTGGTTTCGATTTTCTTAGCCGTCATCGCTTTGCCCGTCTTGGCAGGCTTTCTGCATTCGATAGGATTTTCCATTAATATGTCGTTGTTCTTCGGATTCGGATTTGTGTTAATCGCGGTTCAGATAGGTTTGGCCATCGCGACCATGCCTTTTACGAAACGGATTAAGAGGAAATTCAAAGATACGGTGTTCGGCGCGGTTAACCGGGCTCTGGGACCGATTCCGCATCTGATTATGTTTTTTGTCAGCACGTCGTTCATATTAGCAGCTTTCCTGGCGTTCCCGATCTTCGGACCCATGAAATCTTCCATCTCGTCCAGCCGGTTCGGGACAAGCCTGGCCGCCCCGGCTGTCAGAATCTTGAATCCGATAGCCGCCGACCTCAACAAAAATGCTAAAAGCTCTCCTATTTGACCTTGACGGCACTTTGCTGCCGCTGGAATTTAACGAGTTCATTCCGGGGTACTTTGCCGAACTTTCCAGAAAATTCAGTGACATCTTTCCGG encodes:
- a CDS encoding NAD+ synthase; this encodes MGVLRLALAQINATVGDIEGNKEKIAGNVSKAVEAGADVVIFPELCLTGYPPEDLLLKPHFLRRSQEALQELAESIGDIYAIVGFAEESATGGLPGNSAALLANGRIMNVYRKVHLPNYGVFDEMRYFKPGTEYPVVDVGGVTSGLSICQDIWEEKGPAFYQAAGGAKVIFNINASPYHIGKGKEREMMLRDRAAETGAFIVYVNLVGGQDELVFDGESLLVDPRGSVVTRGKQFEENLILADIDTDEGRAEAVSEPATPYGEAAEIYHALVLGLHDYVRKNGFKIVVLGLSGGIDSALAAAIAADALGPESVKTVYMQSRFSSDESREDAREVAGNLRLEFKEIGIDDIFERYLKALRPNFGNLPFNIAEENIQARIRGNMLMALANKFHWMVLATGNKSELAVGYSTLYGDMAGGFEVIKDVPKTMVYKLADYRNGLSRVIPHTVIDKAPTAELRPDQKDTDSLPPYEVLDPIINAYVEQDLSPDEIEAKGFDRETVNRVVGMIDRNEYKRRQAPPGIKITPKAFGKDRRLPITNLFLGQD
- a CDS encoding CvpA family protein, whose translation is MNWVDLAIIILFVLNIISGWQSGLIAGAAELISLLVSIFLAVIALPVLAGFLHSIGFSINMSLFFGFGFVLIAVQIGLAIATMPFTKRIKRKFKDTVFGAVNRALGPIPHLIMFFVSTSFILAAFLAFPIFGPMKSSISSSRFGTSLAAPAVRILNPIAADLNKNAKSSPI